A segment of the bacterium genome:
ATAGATTTGAGGCAGTTCAATCTGGCTTTGCTTGTTTCCCGGGAGGCTTTTATTCCTTTGTTTTCTTTGGTTTACGAGGGGAATATTCCTGATAACAAGAGTTTTCCTGAAATTTTGAGTCGGCTGCGGCATCGGTTAGAGGCAATTAACCAAAGGCTTGAGGATTTGACTTTGGTTTTTGATAAGGGGAATTATTCAGCTGTGGTTCAAGATGATTTAGAAAGATTAAGTATTCATTGGGTTGGTTCGTTATCCAGTGTTCATTATCAGGATTTATTAGGGGTGCCGATAAAGAAGTTTTACAAGGTTGAGTTATCGAATGGGGATGAAGTTTTTGCCTATCGCTGTGTGCGGAAGGTTTTTGGTAAGGAGATGACAGTGGTAATGGTTTTAAGTGAGAAGTTAAAGGATGGTCAGCTAAGGGGGTTTTCTCGGGCATTAGATAGAGCACTTAAAGGGTTAACGGAGTTAAAGAATGCGTTGCAGGGTGTTCGATGTAGGTATCGGAAAGAAGGAGTATTAAAGAAGGTAAATAATTTTTTGGCACGGGAGTATTTAAAAGAGGTTATTAAGGTTGAGGTAAAGGAACGTGGGGAGCAGGTTAGTATCAGTTATAAGGTTAATGATAAGCGGTGTGATTATTTGAAACAGGAGATTTTTGGCAAGAAGATTTTATTTACGGATCGGCGGGATTGGTCTGAGCGGGAGATTATCGAGGCGTATTATGGGTTGGGTCGGATTGAGCAAACATTTAGGCATTTAAAGAATCCTTATCATTTTACGGTGCGGCCTCAATATCATTGGACTGATCAAAAGGTGAAGGTTCATACATTTTGTTGTCTTTTAGGATTGTTGCTGGGGGGATTAGTTCATTGGAAGGTGAGACGCGCAGGA
Coding sequences within it:
- a CDS encoding IS1634 family transposase, giving the protein MYILNMASLQKKISHGRPYWYIVECRRIKGKPRPMVLAYLGSTERLLNRLLKGERVGSLKVKSYSHGAVYGLWQVASEIGLLAILNQYLPVQKRDGLSVAETLLLAAIYRAIRPGSKRSFSEWVCETTLPFLANFSSKNLTSQHFWDQMDVVSEEALAGIEEVLAKKLVADLGFSLDTLFYDTTNFFTYVNTGNERSKLCQRGYNKQKRIDLRQFNLALLVSREAFIPLFSLVYEGNIPDNKSFPEILSRLRHRLEAINQRLEDLTLVFDKGNYSAVVQDDLERLSIHWVGSLSSVHYQDLLGVPIKKFYKVELSNGDEVFAYRCVRKVFGKEMTVVMVLSEKLKDGQLRGFSRALDRALKGLTELKNALQGVRCRYRKEGVLKKVNNFLAREYLKEVIKVEVKERGEQVSISYKVNDKRCDYLKQEIFGKKILFTDRRDWSEREIIEAYYGLGRIEQTFRHLKNPYHFTVRPQYHWTDQKVKVHTFCCLLGLLLGGLVHWKVRRAGIKISLEHLLEKLNRIREAVIIEPTGGRGKPRVRRQLEEIPDEIKRLYEIIQFSIYKPETHKC